Proteins encoded together in one Desulfovibrio sp. UCD-KL4C window:
- a CDS encoding tetratricopeptide repeat protein, whose amino-acid sequence MSTIDSTQLTAPKIRGAFSSKSMQDIGTGTTKRRVVQTFLYYAEENDIGDIILRTLNENHVPSGPEQIITKDELLESFTPEMELYTKSVFPAMRELGKSLAKAERQRQLGNVFTAEMKYNEALAFDENSIRANFGIGLCYLKRNEAAKALDIFKRLISLDAAFEDKHKHLFNAFGISLRKNHLFSEAVDFYSKALNYSTDDENLFFNIARSLTELGNKNDAYEYLNKCLAINPDFTEGKKLKTFLSKK is encoded by the coding sequence ATGAGCACAATTGATTCTACTCAACTTACCGCACCAAAAATCCGCGGAGCTTTTTCTTCCAAATCGATGCAAGATATCGGGACAGGAACCACAAAGCGCAGAGTTGTGCAAACATTCCTGTATTATGCTGAAGAGAACGATATAGGTGACATAATCCTCCGTACGCTTAACGAAAATCATGTTCCCTCCGGTCCTGAACAAATTATAACGAAAGATGAACTTCTCGAATCTTTTACACCAGAAATGGAACTTTACACAAAGTCTGTATTCCCAGCTATGAGAGAACTGGGTAAAAGTCTTGCCAAAGCTGAGCGACAGCGTCAGTTGGGTAATGTTTTCACTGCTGAAATGAAATACAACGAAGCATTGGCTTTTGACGAAAACAGTATCAGAGCTAATTTCGGAATAGGTTTATGCTACCTTAAACGTAATGAAGCAGCAAAAGCACTGGATATTTTTAAAAGACTAATATCCCTTGATGCAGCTTTTGAGGATAAGCATAAGCACCTTTTTAATGCATTCGGCATATCGCTTAGAAAAAACCACCTCTTTAGTGAAGCTGTTGATTTTTACAGCAAAGCCTTAAACTATAGTACTGATGATGAAAATCTTTTTTTTAATATTGCCCGGTCACTAACCGAACTAGGTAATAAAAATGATGCATACGAATATCTTAATAAATGCTTAGCTATAAATCCTGACTTCACTGAAGGCAAAAAACTTAAAACTTTTTTGAGTAAAAAATAA
- a CDS encoding flagellar hook protein FlgE produces the protein MAFSAMYTGASGVKAHSTLLQQTGNNIANINTTAYKSGRTFLENLHSQNATGTVSGVVSGGSASTAGQIGMGVRVSSTRINFKEGSYEPTSSSTDLAIAGKGFFRVAEQTSAVSHYTRAGNFLFDKNGLLTDAHDNVLQGYAYDSDGNLGTTSTNVALPLKEEINAAGETIMVVKSDPKATSSVSLKTNLDSGSVDNSQNTGAPFFSLLNEWDGTSEPPLSADKYAYNSSLQVYDKNGNKVNLTVYYDKVTPSEDGPSDKEYWEYIVTIPPQNDGTPYTATTSAAGLLMTGTLTFSGDGNLLNQTAYSLSSNASGNAKDLNNWSLANFDSEGKPTFSTTLTGEKGLGDPQQISIDLGIKSASSSWNTSGGTAADVGSNASGLPRMNDGKINALSTTNYKGASSTISQSQDGFGEGYLQNVSVDGDGVLSALYSNGLSEALYKINLYNFNSEFGLRREGSNYFAETPESGAAIEGIAKKEGMGSIMENNLETSNVDLAKEFGTMILTQRGFQANSKMITTSDQLINITLGVKK, from the coding sequence ATGGCTTTCAGTGCAATGTATACAGGTGCTTCGGGAGTTAAGGCGCACAGTACGCTGCTTCAGCAAACTGGCAACAACATTGCTAATATCAATACAACTGCTTACAAAAGTGGTAGAACTTTTCTTGAAAATCTTCACAGCCAGAATGCAACCGGGACAGTATCAGGAGTTGTCTCAGGAGGCAGCGCAAGTACAGCTGGACAGATAGGTATGGGGGTTAGAGTTTCCTCAACCAGAATCAATTTTAAAGAAGGTTCGTATGAGCCTACGTCCTCAAGTACTGACCTTGCGATAGCTGGAAAAGGGTTCTTCAGAGTTGCTGAACAAACATCAGCTGTCAGTCATTATACTCGTGCCGGTAATTTTCTCTTTGACAAAAATGGGCTTCTTACTGACGCGCATGATAATGTACTTCAAGGCTACGCATATGACAGCGATGGCAACTTAGGAACAACATCTACAAATGTGGCCTTACCTTTAAAGGAAGAAATAAATGCTGCCGGCGAGACTATAATGGTAGTAAAATCTGATCCTAAAGCAACTTCATCCGTTTCACTTAAAACGAATCTAGATTCAGGGTCAGTGGATAACTCTCAAAATACAGGCGCTCCATTTTTCTCTTTGCTTAACGAATGGGACGGAACAAGTGAACCGCCTCTTTCAGCCGATAAATACGCTTACAACTCTTCCCTTCAAGTATACGATAAGAATGGCAATAAAGTAAATTTAACTGTATACTATGATAAAGTCACTCCTTCAGAAGATGGCCCTTCTGATAAAGAATACTGGGAATACATTGTAACAATACCACCTCAAAACGATGGTACCCCTTATACAGCAACGACTTCAGCGGCCGGTCTTCTAATGACAGGAACGCTCACATTCTCCGGTGACGGAAATCTTCTCAATCAAACTGCATACAGCCTGAGCAGTAATGCGTCAGGAAATGCTAAAGACTTAAACAACTGGTCGCTTGCAAACTTTGACTCAGAAGGAAAACCAACTTTTTCTACAACGCTTACAGGCGAAAAAGGTTTAGGTGATCCTCAACAAATCTCAATAGACTTAGGTATAAAATCAGCTTCAAGCTCATGGAATACCTCAGGCGGGACAGCCGCAGATGTCGGCAGCAATGCATCAGGTCTTCCAAGAATGAATGACGGTAAGATTAATGCTCTCAGTACAACAAACTATAAAGGAGCATCTTCAACAATAAGCCAGTCACAAGACGGTTTTGGTGAAGGATACCTTCAAAACGTTTCCGTAGATGGTGATGGAGTCTTATCCGCACTGTATTCAAACGGACTGAGTGAAGCCCTGTATAAAATAAATTTGTACAATTTTAACAGTGAATTCGGACTACGACGTGAAGGCTCAAACTATTTTGCTGAAACACCAGAATCTGGAGCTGCTATTGAAGGAATAGCCAAAAAAGAAGGTATGGGCTCCATTATGGAAAACAATCTGGAAACCTCAAACGTTGATCTAGCAAAGGAATTTGGGACAATGATTCTCACGCAAAGAGGTTTTCAGGCAAACTCAAAAATGATCACAACATCAGATCAGCTTATAAACATTACACTTGGTGTTAAAAAGTAA
- the hslU gene encoding ATP-dependent protease ATPase subunit HslU, translated as MSNLTPREIVSELDKYIIGQADAKRMVAIAMRNRWRRQQLPTELRDEVSPKNIIMMGPTGVGKTEIARRLARLSGCPFFKVEATKFTEVGYVGRDVESMVRDLMEIGINLVRKEELEKVKVKAEKNAEERLLDILLPASKAKAPSMGFFNGSEEAIPLTEENPSEDKSSTRDKFRQMWRDGKLDAREVEIEVTVQGGTGVEIMSMPGMEDMGMQVNDMIGKMFPNKKKTRKVHIREAYEILIQEESDKLIDMDNVTEIARERVEQSGILFLDEIDKIAGGHQNGGSTDVSREGVQRDLLPIVEGCVVNTKYGMVKTDHILFISAGAFHFSKPSDLIPELQGRFPLRVELSALGKDEFYRILTEPQNALTVQYKALLETEKITIDYSKEALEEVAATAQKINEETENIGARRLYTIMEKILADLSFEAPDRSGDSILIDKDYVKEKLSDVIEDRDLSRYIL; from the coding sequence ATGAGTAATCTTACACCTAGAGAAATCGTTTCAGAGCTTGATAAGTATATCATAGGTCAGGCAGATGCAAAGCGTATGGTCGCCATTGCAATGCGTAACCGCTGGCGCAGACAGCAACTTCCAACAGAGCTGCGTGATGAAGTTTCCCCTAAAAATATTATCATGATGGGCCCTACCGGAGTAGGTAAAACTGAAATTGCACGCCGACTGGCGAGACTTTCAGGCTGCCCTTTTTTTAAAGTTGAAGCCACCAAATTTACTGAAGTTGGTTATGTTGGCCGTGATGTTGAATCAATGGTCCGCGATCTGATGGAAATAGGAATCAACCTTGTCCGCAAGGAAGAACTTGAAAAAGTTAAGGTTAAAGCTGAAAAAAATGCTGAAGAACGCCTTTTAGACATCCTTCTTCCTGCGTCAAAAGCTAAAGCTCCAAGCATGGGGTTCTTCAACGGTTCCGAAGAAGCAATTCCTCTAACTGAAGAAAACCCTTCTGAAGATAAAAGCTCCACGCGAGATAAATTCCGCCAAATGTGGCGCGACGGCAAACTTGATGCTCGCGAAGTAGAAATTGAAGTCACCGTTCAGGGCGGAACAGGCGTTGAAATTATGTCTATGCCCGGTATGGAAGACATGGGAATGCAGGTCAACGATATGATCGGCAAGATGTTCCCCAACAAAAAGAAGACTCGCAAAGTTCACATTCGTGAAGCATATGAAATCCTTATTCAGGAAGAATCAGACAAGCTGATCGACATGGATAATGTTACTGAAATTGCCCGTGAGCGTGTTGAACAATCCGGCATCCTTTTCCTTGATGAAATTGATAAAATTGCAGGTGGACATCAAAATGGCGGTTCCACTGATGTTTCTCGCGAAGGAGTTCAGCGCGACCTGCTTCCTATCGTTGAAGGATGTGTGGTTAACACCAAATACGGCATGGTTAAAACTGATCACATTCTCTTCATCTCAGCCGGAGCATTCCATTTCTCCAAACCTTCCGATCTGATTCCAGAACTGCAAGGCCGCTTCCCGCTACGCGTTGAGCTTTCAGCTCTAGGAAAAGATGAATTTTATAGGATTCTTACCGAACCGCAAAATGCGCTGACTGTCCAATACAAGGCTTTACTTGAAACTGAAAAAATCACAATTGACTACAGCAAGGAAGCACTTGAAGAAGTTGCTGCAACAGCTCAAAAAATCAATGAAGAAACCGAAAATATCGGAGCGAGAAGACTTTATACTATCATGGAAAAAATTCTTGCTGACTTATCATTTGAAGCACCTGACAGATCAGGCGACTCAATACTTATTGATAAAGATTACGTAAAAGAGAAACTAAGTGACGTAATAGAAGACCGAGATCTGTCACGCTACATATTATAG
- a CDS encoding DUF2087 domain-containing protein has translation MSKTVLPFAVDDISAFARSLRRQLDGLEALPSHVEMLNLLVRASGFRNFQHFRVQHESIKILEAPKSPSPELNLKLVKRLVRFFDEDGQLIRWPKKFSERIVCLWVMWSRIPAKQSFSEKEISDLLEKEHLFGDYALLRRELVDRGMVVRNTDGSQYKRLEVRPPLEALEVLSHLRR, from the coding sequence ATGTCTAAAACTGTTTTGCCCTTTGCTGTAGATGATATCTCTGCCTTTGCTCGGTCTCTTCGCCGTCAGCTGGATGGCCTTGAAGCTCTTCCTTCCCATGTTGAAATGTTGAACTTGCTCGTAAGAGCCAGCGGTTTCCGAAATTTTCAGCATTTTCGTGTTCAGCATGAGTCCATTAAAATTCTTGAAGCTCCCAAATCTCCATCACCTGAACTTAACCTTAAGCTGGTTAAGAGATTAGTTCGATTTTTTGATGAAGACGGGCAGCTGATTCGCTGGCCTAAGAAATTTAGTGAGCGCATAGTTTGTTTGTGGGTAATGTGGTCACGTATTCCTGCTAAGCAGTCTTTTTCCGAAAAGGAAATAAGTGATCTTCTTGAAAAAGAGCACCTTTTCGGGGATTACGCTTTGCTTCGCCGTGAGTTGGTGGACAGAGGAATGGTCGTTCGTAATACGGACGGGAGCCAGTATAAAAGGCTTGAGGTTAGACCTCCTTTAGAGGCGTTAGAAGTGTTAAGTCATCTGCGTAGATAG
- the hslV gene encoding ATP-dependent protease subunit HslV, with product MELRGTTILAVKDDKGSAMAGDGQVTLGQAVVMKHSAVKVRTLYHDKVLAGFAGATADAFTLFERFEKKLEAHGGNLVRSAVELATDWRKDKYLRKLEAMILVADAEHILIISGNGDVIEPDDGLAAIGSGGVYALSAARALSRNTDMSAVEIAEKSMKIASEICVYTNDHFVIKTIEK from the coding sequence ATGGAACTCAGAGGAACGACCATTCTGGCCGTGAAAGATGATAAAGGTTCAGCCATGGCCGGTGACGGCCAGGTAACTTTGGGTCAGGCCGTCGTAATGAAGCATTCCGCAGTCAAAGTAAGAACCCTTTATCATGATAAAGTTCTTGCGGGTTTTGCAGGTGCTACTGCTGATGCTTTCACCCTTTTTGAAAGATTTGAGAAAAAACTCGAAGCTCATGGCGGCAATCTTGTCCGCAGCGCAGTTGAGCTTGCAACTGATTGGCGTAAAGATAAATATCTTCGCAAACTTGAAGCAATGATTCTTGTTGCTGACGCTGAACATATTCTAATAATCAGCGGTAACGGTGACGTCATCGAACCTGACGACGGTCTTGCTGCAATCGGATCAGGCGGTGTATACGCCCTTTCTGCAGCCCGTGCACTTTCTCGCAACACCGATATGAGTGCTGTTGAGATTGCAGAAAAATCAATGAAAATTGCCAGTGAAATCTGCGTTTACACCAACGATCACTTTGTTATCAAAACCATCGAAAAATAA